In Methanolacinia paynteri, the genomic stretch GGAGCTTTTGAAGAAGAACAAGATCCAGGTGATCTGAGTATGGATAAAGCGAGGGTGCAGGAATTCTCTGATACTCTCAGGGAAAGGCTTTCTGAAGAGACGAAGGCACGTGCAGCTCATTTCGGGATTTTCCCGAAAAAGATCACTGAGGTTGAAAAAGAGCTTGATGACTCTGTTATCATCGGCGGAAAGGTATATAGTAAAAGCATTGGCAAACAGAGGAAGGTCCTCGTCGAAGAGATCTCCAAAAAGGGGTATGAGAGGGTTATCGGGGAGATAACCTATACATGGTTTAACAGGTTTGTGGCCATCCGGTTTATGGAGGCGAACGGGTATATGCCGGTGAGAATTTTTTCTTCGGATTCTGAAGAGAAAAAGGAACCTGATCTCCTTACAAAAGCACAGAATATTTCTTTTATGAAGGTAGATCGCGATTATATCCTCGATCTGAAATCCGAGGGGAAAGATGAGGAGCTCTACAGGTATCTGATTCTCAGACTCTGCAACTTTCTTCATGAGACGATGCCTTTTATGTTCGAGGAGATACAGGATTATTCCGAACTTTTATTTCCCGGACGTCTCCTGCATACCGATTCCCTTCTCGTTGAACTGAATGATATTATCAGCGGGGACGACTGGAAGGAGACTGAGATTCTCGGGTGGATCTACCAGGATTACATTGCGGAGAAGAAGGGCCGGCTGATGAAGGCGAAGAAGGCATATTCGCCGGACCAGATCCCGGCTGTAACCCAGCTCTTCACTCCGAAGTGGATTGTTCAGTACCTTGTTGAAAATTCTCTCGGGAGGTTATGGATGCTGAACCACCCGAATTCACGTCTTTTTGAGAAGATGGATTACTATATCGCACCCGTGGAGAGGGAGACCGGCTTCTTAAGGATTAGTTCGCCGGAAGAGATCCGGGTATGTGATCCTGCCTGCGGGTCGGGGCATATTCTTGTGTATGCCTTTGATCTTTTGTACGAGATCTACAAGGAGGAGGGATATCTTGAATCGGAGATCCCCGGGCTGATCCTGAGCAACAATCTCTATGGGATTGAGATCGACAGGCGTGCGGGTTCTATTGCGGCCTTTGCTCTCGTAATGAAGGCGAAGAACAGGAACAGGAGATTCTTTGACAATCCTGTGCAGCCCCAGGTCTGCGTTCTTGAAAATATATCTTTTGAGGAGGACGAGCTTGAGGGTTATATGTCTGCAGTCGGGAGCAATCTTTTCTCGCGGGAATTGAAGGAGACGATTCTTCAGTTCACTGAAGCGGACAATTTCGGGTCCCTGATCCGGCCTGCATCTATCGATCCGTCCTATATCCGCCGGATGCTTGACGATAAAAAAATCTCAGAGGATCTTATCCTCTACGAGACACACAAAAAGGTCCTGCAGGCCCTTGAGCAGGCGGAATATCTTGAGCCCCGTTATCATGTGGTTGTCGCCAACCCGCCGTATATAGGAAACAAGGGGCTTAATGCCGGGCTGAAAAAGTTTGCAAAGGACAATTATCCTGACAGCAAATCAGATCTCTTTGCGATGTTTATCGAGCGGAACCTGGATCTTTCGATTGATAACGGGTTGGTTGCGATGATTACCATGCAGAGCTGGATGTTTTTATCTTCTTTTGAAAAACTTCGCGAGAAGATATTGGACAATGACACGATAATTACAATGGCTCATTTCGGCCCCAGAGCATTTGACAGCATAGGCGGAGAGGTCGTTTCAACCACAGCTTTTGTTATAGAAAATGCTCACCGTCCTGATTATCAGGGTGCATATGTCCGTCTTGTTGACGGCAGGAATGAATCGGAAAAGAAAAAAGCACTCCGTGATGCAATTCTTCAATCAGGTAATGATACAAGTTCACAGATGGAGGCAAAATGACGATCCCGATCTCCGAACTCATCAAAATGCCGGAGGGAAAGACCCTTGAATTCAAGCGGGATCTTTCTTCGCCGAAGAATATCCTGAAGACGATCGTTGCTTTTTCAAATACTGCCGGCGGGAAGATATTCATCGGTGTGGAGGACAAGTCACGTGATATTACCGGGATTCCTGATCCGCTGAGCGAGGAGGAGAGGCTTTGCAGCCTTATTGCCGACAATATCGCGCCGAGGCTGGTCCCGGATGTCGAACTTGTCTCCATCGATGACAAGACTCTTCTTGCCGTCGAGGTTTACCCGAGCGGGAGGCGGCCTCATTTTCTGAAGAAGGAAGGACCGGATGAGGGGGTCTATGTAAGACTTGGTTCAACCAACCGGAAGGCCGACCGGGAACTTATCGAAGAACTGGATCGGAGTGTTTCCGGGGTTTCATTCGATGAGACCGCTGTGCCGGATCTCTCTCCTGATGACCTGGATATCGAGGCCGCAAAGGATGACTTCAAAGGAGTCAGGGAGCTGAATGAAGAAGAGCTGCTGACGCTTAAATTCCTGGTTCCTGTTCAGGGGAAACTGGTTCCGACGAATGGCTCCATGCTTCTTTACGGTAAGAGGAGGGATTACTATTTCCCTGATGCATGGGTCCAGTGCGGGCGGTTTATGGGAAAAGACAAGACTTACATCTTCGACCATACCGAGATTCACGAGAATCTTCCTGCTACGGTCGAGAGCGTCATGCTTTTTCTGAAGAAGCATGCCTTTAAGGGTGCTGATATCTCTGGTATCAAACGCAGGGATGTCTGGAGCATTCCCCTGACAATTCTTCGCGAGGCTGTTATCAATGCGGTTATCCATACGGATTATTCGCAGAGGGGTGCACCTATCAGGGTCTCTTTCTTCGACGACAGGATCGAGATCGAAAACCCCGGTATCCTCCTCCCCGGGATGACGATCGAGGATGTGAAGCAGGGGATATCGAAGATCAGAAACCGCGTCATTGCAAGAGTCTTCCGTGAGCTCGACCTGATTGAACAATGGGGGAGCGGTTTTCGCCGGATATTGAATGAGGCGGAAAGGCTCGGCCTGCCCGAACCCGGGATTGAAGAGATCGGGATGAGGATCAGGGTGACTGTTTTTCTGGCAGAAAACATTGAGATTAGGACAACCGAACAAGTAACCGAACAAGTAACCGAACAAGTAACCGAACAAGTAAAACGCCTGGTGGCCTGCCTGAAGGAAGAGCCGCTGAGTGTAAAAGAGGCGATGGAAGCTCTCGGACTGAACCACCGGCCGACATTTATGTATGATTACCTGAAGCCTGCAACAGATGCCGGACTTGTGGAGATGACACAGCCGGATTCACCGAAGAGCCCTAAACAGAAGTACCGGCTGACAAAAAAAGGAGTGTCTCTCATCTCAAAAATAGCGGAGGATAACCAGTCATGACCTCAGGAAATGCAAACAATCCGGTCCCGAACTTCTACCGGGCCTCAGCCGACGATTTCAGGAAGATCCCCGGGAGCCCGATTGCTTATTGGGTTAGTGAGAAATTTAGAAGTTTGTTTTGTGAAGATCAGCTATATAACTTCACAGAATCTGGTGGGAGATGTAAAACACATAATGATGAATTGTATGTCAGAATGATTTGGGAAACCTCCAAAAATAGAATTGGAACAACTAATTTCTGGAAGTTATATAATAAAGGTGGTCCCTCACGTAAATGGTATGGGAATCTAGATTACTTAATTAAATGGACTGAAGATGCAAAAATAAAATATTCACAATCTGGAGGATTAAGTAATCAATCAACGTGGAATCGAATAGGAATAACTTGGTCTGGAATTTCTTCTAGAAAAACAGCATACAGAATAAAAATTAAAGAATCTGAATATTCATCCGCGTCTCCTACAATTTTATCAAGCGAAAAATTGTCCAATAATAATATTTTGGGATTCCTCAATACAAAAATATCATTTCAAGCAATGATGCTTATAAACCCAACAATGCAAGTAAACGTTGGAGACGCATTGAAATTACCCTCTAAGATGATTATATCCGGGGATACGATCGAAAAGAATGTTGATTCACTAATCAATCTCGCAAAAACAGACTGGGACTCCTACGAGACCTCATGGGATTTCGAATCGCTTCCCCTTCTCTCCCCCGAATACAAGTCCCCGACCATAAAGGAGACCTACACAAAACTCCGGTCGCACTGGCGTGAGATGACCCTTGAGATGCAGAGACTCGAAGAGGAGAACAACAGGATCTTCATTGAAGCATACGGGCTTGAAGACGAACTGACTCCCGACGTTCCTCTCTCCGAGATAACACTCACATGCAACCCGCATTACCGGTATGGCGGGAAGAGGAACGAAGAAGAACTCGAAGCACTGCTCCTCAAAGACACGGTGAAGGAGCTTATCTCGTATGCGGTCGGCTGCATGTTCGGGCGGTACTCGCTCGATAAGCCGGGACTGATTCTTGCAAACCAGGGCGAGAAGAAAGACGACTATCTCGCACAGGTACCTGAACCGTCATTCAGGCCGGACGACGACAACATCATCCCCGTCCTCGACGACGAGTATTTCACCGACGATATCGTATCAAGGTTCATGGAGTTCCTGAAGACTACATTCGGAAAAGAAACCCTCTCAAAGAACCTCGACTTCATCGCCGCCGCACTGACCGGAAAGAGCAGCGCCTCGCCGGAGGAGACAATCAGGGACTACTTCATCAGGGACTTTTACAAAGACCACGCCAGGACATACAAAAAGAGGCCGATATACTGGATGTTCTCCTCCGGAAAGAACCAGGGATTCAACGCACTCATATACATACACAGGTACGATAAGACCACCCTTGCCAAGATGAGGACCGACTACCTCCTCGAACTCGAATCCAAACTATACGCAGAGGTAAAAGTGCTCCCTGAAGAAACGGAGAGAAACAAGGCGCGGCTGGCAAAGATCAAAAAGCAGATCGAAGAGATGCAGAAATACGACGAACTCCTCAACAACAAGGCATTATCCCTAATAGAGATCGATCTCGACGACGGAGTCAAAGTCAACTATGAAAAGTTCGAAGGACTTGTAAGGGAGATCTGAAACTTTCGGATTTATATGAACGCAGACCCAAAAATCAGGTAAAAGGAAAAGAGATATGCCGATACTAAGCCTGGAGAAGACAAACGCCGCAATACTTGAAAAATTCAGCAGAATATCTGAATTTGAAAAGAGAAAGATTGTCTTCTGGTACGACAGTGAACAGACCGCCGGAGAAGAAGATCTTCACGCCATCATTCAGACCCTCCGGCAAAAAGGCATAAAAACACTTATCCTCGGAGATAACTTCTACGAGATCAAAAAAACTCTCGAACACGACGATACGGAATCGAATTATCTCGTCTACTCCCCAAAACCCGAAAGACCATTCCAGGAGAACTGGCTTTTAGACATCCAGCTATACTCGGAAAGATTTGAAAACAGCCGGATATCCGATATAAAATCAGAGATCGGGATAGAAGGCTACAGCCTTGACAACTTCCTCGATAAGCACAAGAAGTTCTTCGCCAACAAAAGAAGAGTCGCCGCATTTAAAAAATTCTATGAGGAAAGATGGAAAGAAGAAGACTTCATAAAAGGAATATTTGCAGTAATTACCGGATCGACCGTACCTGACGAAAAAGAGATTGTAAAAAACATACTCCTGGACTCCCTCTCAGAAGAAGAGAACAAGATGTGGGAGGATGTTACCCGCTACAACCTCGAAGAAGCCTTCTGGAAGATCGCAGAAAGAAACTTCGGATTTTATAGAGAACACCCCACACTCGGAAAACTATTCCTGAGCTTTCTGATAACCCACATCGACAGAAACTCAACACTCCCTCTCGGATCGCTGCTCGAAACTTACGTCAACCGGAAAAGGCAGAGCAATGAATGTGAGATATTCATCTCAGGCTGGATGGACAACTCGAAAGACTCCTCCCTGTTCGACGAATACTGCCGAAAACTTCTGCTCGAAGAAGACAAAAAACTTGAAAAAGAACTGACATCCATTCTCAACAAAGAGAAAGTCGAATGCTACCTGGAAGTGGAAGCGCCGGACATTTTTGATAAAAGCATAATCAGAAAGATAGTCGCCACAATATCAAAAGGCGGCAGCGATTATGATAAATACCTCGAATGGATAGAAGCACGGAAAACAAAACATTACTATACCGAATTCAGGGAGATCTACTCTGCACTCAGATACGCAATAATGCTCATCCGCCTCTCGGAAGAGATCGAAGAGAGGGACATCCCGGAAAGCAGCCTCAATGAACTCTTCATAAACTATACCACAAATTATTATCTCCACGACTTCTATTACCGGAAATTCTACTCCCACTATGACAAAACAAGCGGGAAAGATATCCTGAAAAACAGTATCCGGGAAAAAGTTGAAAGAGAATACCGGAGCGCAAACGAAAAGCTACTTATGAAATGGAGCAGTCTCATTGAAGCCCGGCCCGACGGAAGATGGGGAATAGAGCTCATCGGCAACCAGGAAGACTTCTTCACTAACCATGTTGCAAAGATTATCAAAAGAAACGACAGGGACAAAGTCGCAGTCATAATCTCAGACGCCATGAGATACGAGGTTGCCTCCGAACTGAAAGTTCTCCTTAACATAACTACAAACGGCACAGTTGAGATGAAGACGATGGCCGGCTGCCTGCCATCCTATACAAGACTCGGAATGGCATCCCTGCTCCCACATAAAAAACTCGAATACAGAAAAGATCGTGTCATCGTAGACGGAACCGATTCCGACGGCCTGAAAAACCGCGAAAAGATCCTTACGTCCTACGAGAAGGAATCGATAGCCTTCAATTTCAGGGATTTTCGGAACCTGAAATCAGATGAGGCAAGAGAGCTGATCAAGGGAAAAAAGGTTGTCTATATCTACCACAACAAAATCGACGAGACAGGAGACAGCAAAGCGTCAGAAGATGAAGTCTTCGAATCCGCCGAGTCTGCCATCCGGGATATCGACGAAATAGTAAACCGCCTCGGAAGATCCCTGAATGTAAACAACATAATAATCACGGCCGATCACGGCTTCATCTACAAACGCGACAACCTTGAGAGTGCCGATATCGTAGAGACGACCGGTTTTGACAAAGAAGATATCCTGGTAACAAATAAAAGATTTATAATCACCAGCCAGCAGACCGAACTTCCGAACACTCACAGGTTCATGATGACCTATCCCTCCGATTCAGGTGAACAACTCTATCTCTATACTCCATTCGCCGATCTCCGTTTCAAACTCCCGGGAGGAGGAAGAAACTTTGTTCACGGAGGCTTATCTCTCCAGGAGATAGTGATTCCGGTTATTCTCTACAACCATAACAGATCCACATCAGACCTCGACAAAAAGGGGATCGGGCATGGAAAGGTAGGAATAACAACAATCGGACATATTCAAAAAATAACCAGCAACCCGTTTAAAATCAGACTGCTCCAGACCGAAAACGTGACAGACAAACGCGAACCGCTGAGATGCAGGATTGCTCTCTATGACAATACAGGGGAAAGAGTCAGTGACGAAAAAACCATCATCGCCGATAAGACCTCGGATGAACCGAACGAAAGAATCTTTGAGGCAATACTTACATTGGGCAGTAATGTTAAAAACGGGATATATATCCTGAAAGCCATCGATGAGGACATAAAGGCCAAATACACCGATGTTCTTGATATGGTTGTTGAAGTTGATATTCTGATAACCGATGATTTTTGACTGGAGGCTTTAGAGATGACAGATCAGTATGGTATGGAAACGGACAAAAAACTCAACCTGTACTTCCCCGGCCGGGTCGTAAGAAAAGACCTCACAAAGAAGCTCAAAGGCAGTAACAACGTTCCGGTATATGTCCTTGAGTACCTGCTTGGCTCGAACTGCGCCACAGATGACGAAGAACTCATCAAAGAAGGGGTCAGGAAAGTAAAACGCATCTTATCGGACAACTACGTCCGGCCCGACGAAGCCGAATTGATAAAGTCAAGGATACGGGAGACCGGTTATTACACAGTCATCGATAAGATCACCGTCCATCTCAATGAAAGAAGAGATGTATATGAAGCTGAATTCTCATCACTCGGCATAAGGGAGATCGAAGTTGATCCCGAGACAGTAAAAAAATATGAAAAGCTCCTCGGAGGAGGGATCTGGTGCATAGTAAAGATGGAATATTCCCCGGAATCCTCCCGCTCCCCCTTCATCATCTCCAGTTTAAAACCCATCCAGATACCAAATATGGATATCAATGAACTTATCGACCGGAGAAAAGAATTTACGAAGGATGAGTGGATCGATGTCCTGTTAAGAACAATAGGGATGGAGCCTGACAAACTGGAATATTCTGTCAAATGGCACCTTCTTGAGAGACTGGTTCCTCTTGCAGAAAATAATTACAACCTCTGCGAACTCGGACCGAGGAGTACAGGCAAATCTCATGTTTACAAGGAGATCTCACCAAATTCAATACTTATCTCTGGCGGACAGACAACTGTGGCAAACCTCTTCTACAACCTCAGTTCAAGACAGGTAGGACTTGTCGGATTGTGGGATGTCGTCGCGTTTGATGAAGTCGCCGGAATCAGGTTCAAGGATAAAGACGGAATCCAGATCTTAAAGGATTACATGGCATCAGGATCATTTGCAAGAGGTAAGGACCAGATAAATGCAAATGCTTCGATTGTATTTGTCGGAAACGTAAACCAGAGCATCTCATCACTATTGAAAACCGCACACCTCTTCGCTCCTTTCCCCGACGCAATGAACAACGACAGTGCATTTTTCGACAGAATTCATTATTATCTCCCCGGGTGGGAAGTCCCGAAATTCAGACCAGAGCATTTCACAGAGAGATCCGGTTTCATCGTAGACTACCTTGCAGAGTTCCTGCGGGAGATGAGAAAAAGATCTTTCGGAGATCACATATTCAAACATTTCAGGTTCGGAAACAATCTCAACCAGAGAGATGTAATCGCAGTGAAAAAGACATTTTCCGGTCTTATGAAAATAATCTATCCGGATGACAGCGCCTCAAAGGAAGATGCACGTGAAATCCTGGAATATGCCCTTACCGGACGAAGAAGAGTCAAAGAGCAACTTAAAAAGATCGGAGGTATCGAATTCTATGATGTCAACTTTTCATACATTGATCTCGAAGAAAGCTCCGAACACTTCGTTACCGTTCCGGAAAGCGGCGGCAGCAAATTAATTCCCGAGGGAATGGGAAAACCGGGACAGGTATTTTCTGTCAACAGGAACAATGAAGGCAAGATTGGAGTATATAAGTTTGAACTCCAGGTAGTTGCAGGTTCGGGGAAATATGAGAGATCCGGACTTGGCTCAAATTCAAAGGCAAAAGAAGCTGTTCAGACCGCATTCAATTACTTCAGGGCAAATGCAAAGTCTGTAAGCCAGAGCATCTCGACGAAAGAAAAGGATTATCAGCTTCATGTTCAGGATCTGACAGGTGTCGGAATGACCGACGGGCTTGCACTCCCCGCATTTATAAGTCTCTGCTCCGGCGCCCTGGAAAAACCGCTACATGAACAGATTGTAGTTCTCGGAACATTTACAATCGGCGGCTCTATAAGTGTGATTGATAATCTTTCTGATCTCCTGCAGGTCTGCCTTGATGCTGGTGCAAAGAAGGTCCTGATACCTATATCTTCTGCAGGAAAGATTTCAACAGTCCCGCCGGATCTATTCAGT encodes the following:
- the brxL gene encoding protease Lon-related BREX system protein BrxL, coding for MTDQYGMETDKKLNLYFPGRVVRKDLTKKLKGSNNVPVYVLEYLLGSNCATDDEELIKEGVRKVKRILSDNYVRPDEAELIKSRIRETGYYTVIDKITVHLNERRDVYEAEFSSLGIREIEVDPETVKKYEKLLGGGIWCIVKMEYSPESSRSPFIISSLKPIQIPNMDINELIDRRKEFTKDEWIDVLLRTIGMEPDKLEYSVKWHLLERLVPLAENNYNLCELGPRSTGKSHVYKEISPNSILISGGQTTVANLFYNLSSRQVGLVGLWDVVAFDEVAGIRFKDKDGIQILKDYMASGSFARGKDQINANASIVFVGNVNQSISSLLKTAHLFAPFPDAMNNDSAFFDRIHYYLPGWEVPKFRPEHFTERSGFIVDYLAEFLREMRKRSFGDHIFKHFRFGNNLNQRDVIAVKKTFSGLMKIIYPDDSASKEDAREILEYALTGRRRVKEQLKKIGGIEFYDVNFSYIDLEESSEHFVTVPESGGSKLIPEGMGKPGQVFSVNRNNEGKIGVYKFELQVVAGSGKYERSGLGSNSKAKEAVQTAFNYFRANAKSVSQSISTKEKDYQLHVQDLTGVGMTDGLALPAFISLCSGALEKPLHEQIVVLGTFTIGGSISVIDNLSDLLQVCLDAGAKKVLIPISSAGKISTVPPDLFSKFQISFYEDPVDAVYKSLVLS
- the pglX gene encoding BREX-1 system adenine-specific DNA-methyltransferase PglX; its protein translation is MDKARVQEFSDTLRERLSEETKARAAHFGIFPKKITEVEKELDDSVIIGGKVYSKSIGKQRKVLVEEISKKGYERVIGEITYTWFNRFVAIRFMEANGYMPVRIFSSDSEEKKEPDLLTKAQNISFMKVDRDYILDLKSEGKDEELYRYLILRLCNFLHETMPFMFEEIQDYSELLFPGRLLHTDSLLVELNDIISGDDWKETEILGWIYQDYIAEKKGRLMKAKKAYSPDQIPAVTQLFTPKWIVQYLVENSLGRLWMLNHPNSRLFEKMDYYIAPVERETGFLRISSPEEIRVCDPACGSGHILVYAFDLLYEIYKEEGYLESEIPGLILSNNLYGIEIDRRAGSIAAFALVMKAKNRNRRFFDNPVQPQVCVLENISFEEDELEGYMSAVGSNLFSRELKETILQFTEADNFGSLIRPASIDPSYIRRMLDDKKISEDLILYETHKKVLQALEQAEYLEPRYHVVVANPPYIGNKGLNAGLKKFAKDNYPDSKSDLFAMFIERNLDLSIDNGLVAMITMQSWMFLSSFEKLREKILDNDTIITMAHFGPRAFDSIGGEVVSTTAFVIENAHRPDYQGAYVRLVDGRNESEKKKALRDAILQSGNDTSSQMEAK
- the pglX gene encoding BREX-1 system adenine-specific DNA-methyltransferase PglX translates to MTSGNANNPVPNFYRASADDFRKIPGSPIAYWVSEKFRSLFCEDQLYNFTESGGRCKTHNDELYVRMIWETSKNRIGTTNFWKLYNKGGPSRKWYGNLDYLIKWTEDAKIKYSQSGGLSNQSTWNRIGITWSGISSRKTAYRIKIKESEYSSASPTILSSEKLSNNNILGFLNTKISFQAMMLINPTMQVNVGDALKLPSKMIISGDTIEKNVDSLINLAKTDWDSYETSWDFESLPLLSPEYKSPTIKETYTKLRSHWREMTLEMQRLEEENNRIFIEAYGLEDELTPDVPLSEITLTCNPHYRYGGKRNEEELEALLLKDTVKELISYAVGCMFGRYSLDKPGLILANQGEKKDDYLAQVPEPSFRPDDDNIIPVLDDEYFTDDIVSRFMEFLKTTFGKETLSKNLDFIAAALTGKSSASPEETIRDYFIRDFYKDHARTYKKRPIYWMFSSGKNQGFNALIYIHRYDKTTLAKMRTDYLLELESKLYAEVKVLPEETERNKARLAKIKKQIEEMQKYDELLNNKALSLIEIDLDDGVKVNYEKFEGLVREI
- a CDS encoding AlbA family DNA-binding domain-containing protein, whose translation is MTIPISELIKMPEGKTLEFKRDLSSPKNILKTIVAFSNTAGGKIFIGVEDKSRDITGIPDPLSEEERLCSLIADNIAPRLVPDVELVSIDDKTLLAVEVYPSGRRPHFLKKEGPDEGVYVRLGSTNRKADRELIEELDRSVSGVSFDETAVPDLSPDDLDIEAAKDDFKGVRELNEEELLTLKFLVPVQGKLVPTNGSMLLYGKRRDYYFPDAWVQCGRFMGKDKTYIFDHTEIHENLPATVESVMLFLKKHAFKGADISGIKRRDVWSIPLTILREAVINAVIHTDYSQRGAPIRVSFFDDRIEIENPGILLPGMTIEDVKQGISKIRNRVIARVFRELDLIEQWGSGFRRILNEAERLGLPEPGIEEIGMRIRVTVFLAENIEIRTTEQVTEQVTEQVTEQVKRLVACLKEEPLSVKEAMEALGLNHRPTFMYDYLKPATDAGLVEMTQPDSPKSPKQKYRLTKKGVSLISKIAEDNQS
- the pglZ gene encoding BREX-1 system phosphatase PglZ type A, with protein sequence MPILSLEKTNAAILEKFSRISEFEKRKIVFWYDSEQTAGEEDLHAIIQTLRQKGIKTLILGDNFYEIKKTLEHDDTESNYLVYSPKPERPFQENWLLDIQLYSERFENSRISDIKSEIGIEGYSLDNFLDKHKKFFANKRRVAAFKKFYEERWKEEDFIKGIFAVITGSTVPDEKEIVKNILLDSLSEEENKMWEDVTRYNLEEAFWKIAERNFGFYREHPTLGKLFLSFLITHIDRNSTLPLGSLLETYVNRKRQSNECEIFISGWMDNSKDSSLFDEYCRKLLLEEDKKLEKELTSILNKEKVECYLEVEAPDIFDKSIIRKIVATISKGGSDYDKYLEWIEARKTKHYYTEFREIYSALRYAIMLIRLSEEIEERDIPESSLNELFINYTTNYYLHDFYYRKFYSHYDKTSGKDILKNSIREKVEREYRSANEKLLMKWSSLIEARPDGRWGIELIGNQEDFFTNHVAKIIKRNDRDKVAVIISDAMRYEVASELKVLLNITTNGTVEMKTMAGCLPSYTRLGMASLLPHKKLEYRKDRVIVDGTDSDGLKNREKILTSYEKESIAFNFRDFRNLKSDEARELIKGKKVVYIYHNKIDETGDSKASEDEVFESAESAIRDIDEIVNRLGRSLNVNNIIITADHGFIYKRDNLESADIVETTGFDKEDILVTNKRFIITSQQTELPNTHRFMMTYPSDSGEQLYLYTPFADLRFKLPGGGRNFVHGGLSLQEIVIPVILYNHNRSTSDLDKKGIGHGKVGITTIGHIQKITSNPFKIRLLQTENVTDKREPLRCRIALYDNTGERVSDEKTIIADKTSDEPNERIFEAILTLGSNVKNGIYILKAIDEDIKAKYTDVLDMVVEVDILITDDF